A single window of Nicotiana tomentosiformis chromosome 1, ASM39032v3, whole genome shotgun sequence DNA harbors:
- the LOC104112030 gene encoding cytochrome P450 94A2-like — MMIDLELSTSLLFCLIPFLFLFFIKTTLTNVFPSSKSTSKIPKSYPIIGSYFSILANKDRRIQWTCDVIQNTSNLTFTLNRPFGFRQIFTANPSNVQHMLKTQFHIYQKGNVLKTTMADFLGDGIFNVDGDIWKYQRQVASHEFNTKSLRNFVETVVDTELNERLIPILATAAAKKTVVDFQDILQRFAFDNICKIAFGYDPAYLLPSLPQAKFAVAFEEAVRLSSERVNAIFPFLWKIKRKLNIGSEKKFGAAVDEVRQFAKELVKEKQRELKEKTSLESVDLLSRFLSTGHSDENFVTDIVISFILAGRDTTSAALTWFFWLISGHPEVESQILKEIKAKSECPVYDEVKDMIYTHASLCESMRFYPPVPIDSKAAAEDNILPDGTFVKKGTRVSYHPYAMGRVEKLWGKDWAEFRPERWLDKDDVSDNWTFVAMDTYTYPVFQAGPRICLGKEMAFLQMKRVVAGVLRRFKVVPVVEKGVEPVFVSYLTAKMKGGFPVTIEERNSTNL, encoded by the coding sequence ATGATGATAGACTTGGAGCTTTCAACCTCTTTACTCTTTTGCCTCATTcctttcctcttcctcttcttcatcaAAACCACTTTAACCAATGTTTTCCCATCCAGTAAATCCACCAGCAAGATCCCAAAATCATATCCAATCATTGGTTCCTATTTCTCAATCTTAGCAAACAAAGACCGTCGAATTCAATGGACTTGTGATGTTATTCAAAACACTTCCAACTTAACTTTCACTCTCAATCGTCCTTTCGGTTTTCGCCAAATATTCACAGCTAACCCCTCCAATGTCCAACACATGCTCAAAACCCAATTTCACATTTACCAAAAAGGTAATGTTCTTAAAACAACTATGGCTGATTTTCTTGGTGATGGCATATTTAATGTGGACGGTGACATTTGGAAGTATCAAAGACAAGTTGCAAGCCATGAGTTTAATACAAAATCTCTTCGCAATTTCGTTGAAACTGTTGTTGATACAGAACTCAACGAAAGGCTAATTCCAATTCTTGCTACTGCTGCTGCCAAAAAAACAGTTGTTGATTTTCAAGACATTTTACAAAGGTTTGCTTTTGATAATATTTGTAAAATTGCTTTTGGGTATGATCCTGCTTATTTATTACCATCACTTCCTCAAGCAAAATTCGCAGTTGCTTTTGAAGAAGCTGTTAGGCTAAGCAGTGAAAGAGTCAATGCTATTTTCCCCTTTTTATGGAAAATCAAGAGAAAATTGAATATTGGGTCCGAGAAAAAATTCGGGGCAGCTGTTGATGAAGTTCGCCAATTTGCTAAAGAGCTCgtgaaagaaaaacaaagagaacTCAAAGAAAAAACATCGCTCGAATCAGTGGATTTACTATCAAGATTTTTAAGCACTGGCCATTCGGATGAGAACTTTGTTACAGATATTGTTATAAGTTTCATTTTGGCTGGCCGTGACACAACATCTGCTGCTTTAACATGGTTCTTTTGGTTAATTTCTGGACACCCAGAAGTAGAAAGTCAAATCTTGAAAGAGATCAAAGCAAAATCTGAATGTCCAGTGTATGATGAAGTGAAAGACATGATTTACACACATGCTTCACTTTGTGAAAGCATGAGATTTTACCCACCAGTTCCTATAGATTCTAAAGCTGCAGCAGAGGATAATATTTTGCCAGATGGTACTTTTGTTAAAAAGGGTACAAGGGTAAGTTATCATCCCTATGCAATGGGAAGAGTGGAGAAATTATGGGGAAAAGATTGGGCAGAGTTTAGGCCAGAGAGGTGGTTAGATAAGGATGACGTGTCAGATAATTGGACTTTTGTGGCCATGGACACGTATACTTATCCTGTTTTTCAGGCGGGACCAAGAATTTGTTTAGGAAAAGAAATGGCATTTTTGCAAATGAAGAGGGTGGTGGCTGGTGTTTTACGGCGGTTCAAGGTGGTTCCGGTTGTAGAAAAAGGTGTTGAGCCGGTCTTCGTGTCTTACCTCACTGCGAAAATGAAAGGTGGTTTCCCTGTGACAATTGAAGAGAGGAACAGTACGAATCTTTGA